In Vibrio mangrovi, the DNA window AAAACAGAAACAACCCGGAAGCCTTTGAACCGGTACCTTCTGCTGAAAATGCCAAGGTGAAACCAGCACCAGCAGCACCTGTGGCTGGTGGCATTGAAACTTATAGTGTGAAAGTGGATGGAAGGGTGTATGAAGTTGAAGTCGGCCCTCAAGGGCAACTGGCTTCAGTCACACCTGCATCCGCTCCTGCACCACAACAAGCAACCCCGGTAACCGGGAATGATGCGGAGATGGTTCCTGCTCCTCTGGCTGGTACGATTTTTAAAGTGAACGCTTTACCCGGAGATCAGGTGAGTGCCGGAGATGTACTGATTGTGCTCGAAGCAATGAAAATGGAAACTGAAGTTCGTGCTGCTAAAAGTGGTATTGTTCAGGACGTTTTGGTGAAAGAAGGTGATACGGTTAATGTCGGTTCACCTCTGTTCAGTCTGGCATAAGGGTGAATCATGGAAGGATTACTAACCTTATGGGCTGAAACCGGAATTGCAAACTTCGAGTTTGGCCAGATCTGCATGATTCTTGTCGGCTGTTTGTTGTTATTCCTGGCCGTTGCTAAAGGGTTTGAACCCTTATTGCTGCTTCCTATCGGTTTTGGGGCTATTCTATCGAATATTCCCAATGCCGGTTTTACGGAACCGGGAGGATTACTCTACTACATCTATCATGTCGGTATAGAATCAGGTGTTTTTCCTCTGTTGATCTTTATGGGGGTTGGTGCCCTGACAGATTTCGGAGCATTGATTGCCAACCCGAAGACACTATGGTTAGGCGCTGCTGCTCAACTGGGAATTTTTGCAACCCTGATTGGTGCTATCCTGCTTAACTTGATCCCGGGAATGGAGTTTTCCATGGCGGATGCTTCATCGATCGCTATCATTGGTGGCGCTGATGGGCCGACAGCGATATTCCTGGCAAGTCGTTTGTCTCCCGATTTGCTGGGAGCGATTGCTGTTGCAGCATATAGCTATATGGCTTTGGTGCCGATCATCCAGCCTCCGATTATGAAAGCGTTGACCACACCTGCGGAGCGCCAGATAAAAATGGCGCAATTACGCCATGTCGGAAGATTAGAGAAAATTTTCTTCCCAATGCTGGTGTTGTTGATGACGGTTCTCTTTTTACCATCAGCGACGCCGTTGGTCGGTATGTTCTGTCTGGGGAATCTGATGCGGGAAGTAGGGGTTGTCGAACGTTTATCGAAAACAGCCCAGAATGAGTTGATCAATATTGTGACAATATTCCTTGGGTTAGGCGTTGGTTCCAAATTACAGTCCGATAAGTTTCTGAACCTTGAAACTTTGGGAATTCTCGCTTTGGGAGCGATTGCATTCAGTATTGGAACTGCAGGCGGTGTTTTGATGGCTAAGTTATTAAATAAGCTGTCTAAAGAGGAGATTAACCCATTGATCGGTGCTGCTGGTGTATCTGCTGTGCCTATGGCTGCCCGGGTTGTAAATAAGGTCGGTTTGCAGTCAAATCCCCACAACTTCTTGCTGATGCACGCAATGGGACCTAATGTTGCCGGAGTTCTCGGCTCTGCGGTTGCTGCCGGGATTCTTTTAGCGCTAGTCGGTTAATATTTCTGCAAATTTATCGTCAGAGGTTCACGGTAAAGCGTAAAATGATATATATTCAAAGGAATACCTTCGGGTATTCCTTTTATTTTTACATCAGTATGGGCAAGTAAAGGAACTTTGGATATGGATAACAAGCAAATTGCGATAACCCGGTTTGGTGACGAAGATGTTTTGGCTATTCAATCAAATTCGATCCCTGA includes these proteins:
- a CDS encoding sodium ion-translocating decarboxylase subunit beta, whose protein sequence is MEGLLTLWAETGIANFEFGQICMILVGCLLLFLAVAKGFEPLLLLPIGFGAILSNIPNAGFTEPGGLLYYIYHVGIESGVFPLLIFMGVGALTDFGALIANPKTLWLGAAAQLGIFATLIGAILLNLIPGMEFSMADASSIAIIGGADGPTAIFLASRLSPDLLGAIAVAAYSYMALVPIIQPPIMKALTTPAERQIKMAQLRHVGRLEKIFFPMLVLLMTVLFLPSATPLVGMFCLGNLMREVGVVERLSKTAQNELINIVTIFLGLGVGSKLQSDKFLNLETLGILALGAIAFSIGTAGGVLMAKLLNKLSKEEINPLIGAAGVSAVPMAARVVNKVGLQSNPHNFLLMHAMGPNVAGVLGSAVAAGILLALVG